From a single Litoribacterium kuwaitense genomic region:
- a CDS encoding carbohydrate ABC transporter permease, with amino-acid sequence MQQLKIRRTDWAGWIFSLPLVLGVAGFAVYPMVYAFIMSFQKGEQWVGLSNYMYVFQDSIFWRSLWNTIYMGALSVLLGVGLSFILATLIYNVTWPKWRNFFKAVYFLPNVVSLVATSILFSLLFYPDQQGLLNYFLSWFGIDPVGWFTDPNVARFSIVLMTLWGMLGYNTIIFLAALTSVPKELYEAADVDGGNFFQKWWYVTIPFLKPIIMFMVIIGTINGMKRFTDIWLIGGTAGNPGGSLMTSVLYIYRNAFVSPQMGVATAASYLLFILILGFTLLLLKVNKDPNR; translated from the coding sequence ATGCAACAGCTAAAGATACGACGCACTGATTGGGCTGGATGGATCTTCTCTCTACCGCTTGTCTTGGGGGTGGCGGGATTTGCTGTATATCCAATGGTTTACGCATTTATCATGAGCTTCCAGAAAGGCGAGCAGTGGGTCGGGTTAAGCAACTATATGTACGTTTTTCAAGACAGCATTTTCTGGAGGTCTCTTTGGAACACCATTTATATGGGGGCATTATCGGTATTACTCGGTGTAGGCTTGTCGTTTATCTTAGCCACATTAATCTATAATGTGACGTGGCCGAAATGGCGAAATTTTTTTAAAGCCGTTTATTTTCTTCCAAATGTTGTCTCTTTAGTTGCGACAAGTATTTTATTTTCACTCTTATTTTATCCAGATCAGCAAGGGCTTTTGAATTACTTCTTATCTTGGTTCGGCATTGATCCCGTCGGATGGTTTACCGATCCAAATGTCGCAAGATTCAGTATTGTTTTAATGACCCTTTGGGGAATGCTTGGGTATAATACGATTATTTTTCTTGCTGCGCTAACGAGTGTACCGAAAGAGCTTTATGAAGCGGCTGATGTTGATGGCGGAAACTTCTTTCAAAAATGGTGGTATGTCACGATCCCATTTTTAAAACCGATCATCATGTTTATGGTCATTATTGGAACAATTAATGGGATGAAACGTTTTACTGATATTTGGCTGATTGGAGGGACCGCAGGGAACCCCGGGGGATCTCTCATGACCTCAGTTTTATATATATACCGAAATGCCTTTGTTTCACCGCAGATGGGTGTGGCTACAGCAGCGTCTTACCTCCTATTTATTCTCATTCTCGGCTTTACGCTATTGCTCTTAAAAGTCAATAAAGACCCTAATCGGTAA
- a CDS encoding winged helix-turn-helix transcriptional regulator, whose translation MMIHYKEKTFFTSKDLALSVIGGRWKIAIIWCLLQQSPLRLSEIQKYLPNVNQRMLIRQLRELEEDDIITRVVYPVVPPKVEYQLSEIGLLLEPVVNSICDWGEDLENF comes from the coding sequence ATGATGATTCATTATAAAGAAAAAACTTTTTTCACTAGTAAAGATTTGGCTTTATCTGTTATAGGTGGACGTTGGAAAATAGCGATTATATGGTGTTTGCTCCAACAATCTCCATTAAGGTTAAGTGAAATACAAAAATACCTTCCCAATGTCAATCAACGTATGTTAATTAGACAATTAAGGGAATTAGAAGAAGATGACATCATTACTAGAGTTGTATACCCGGTAGTACCTCCTAAAGTAGAGTATCAACTAAGCGAAATTGGTTTACTTCTAGAACCTGTTGTAAATTCCATCTGTGATTGGGGAGAGGATTTAGAGAATTTTTAG
- a CDS encoding S-(hydroxymethyl)glutathione dehydrogenase/class III alcohol dehydrogenase, translating into MKSRAAVAFKPGEPLQIVEIDVEEPKAKEVLVKILYTSVCHTDAFTLSGDDPEGVFPAVLGHEGAGVVVAVGDEVTSVKPGDHVIPLYTAECRECKFCRSGKTNLCSAVRETQGKGLMPDGTTRFSYNGEPIYHYMGTSTFSEYTVVSEISLAKIDKEAPLDKVGLFGCGVTTGIGAVHNTAKVEEGAVTAVFGLGAIGLAAVQGLVQAKASRIIAIDLNEDKFELAKKMGATDFVNPSKFDKPIQEVIVEMTDGGVDYSFECIGNVEVMRSALECCHKGWGESTIIGVAGAGKEIHTRPFQLVTGRVWRGSAFGGVKGRTQLPGMVEDYMNGKIDIDSFITHHLNFTEINEAFDLLHKGESIRTMLTYGE; encoded by the coding sequence TTGAAAAGTAGAGCTGCTGTTGCATTTAAGCCAGGAGAGCCACTTCAAATTGTAGAAATAGATGTAGAAGAACCAAAGGCAAAAGAGGTCTTAGTAAAAATTTTATATACCTCCGTCTGTCATACAGATGCTTTTACCTTATCAGGTGATGACCCAGAAGGCGTATTTCCTGCTGTACTAGGGCATGAAGGTGCTGGTGTGGTCGTTGCTGTAGGGGATGAAGTGACTTCAGTAAAACCTGGGGACCATGTTATCCCACTATACACAGCTGAATGTAGAGAATGTAAATTCTGTCGTTCTGGAAAAACAAACTTATGTAGTGCTGTACGAGAAACACAAGGTAAAGGTTTAATGCCTGATGGAACAACTCGCTTCTCTTATAATGGAGAGCCTATTTATCATTACATGGGAACCAGTACATTTAGTGAATATACAGTCGTCTCGGAAATCTCTTTAGCAAAAATTGACAAGGAAGCGCCGCTTGATAAAGTTGGTCTATTTGGCTGCGGTGTGACTACAGGTATTGGTGCTGTACACAACACAGCAAAAGTGGAAGAAGGAGCTGTAACAGCTGTATTTGGTTTAGGCGCCATCGGATTAGCCGCTGTTCAAGGATTGGTCCAAGCAAAAGCAAGCCGAATTATCGCTATAGACTTAAATGAGGATAAGTTTGAATTAGCTAAAAAAATGGGCGCAACTGATTTTGTAAACCCTTCTAAATTTGATAAACCAATTCAAGAAGTCATTGTTGAAATGACGGATGGTGGAGTAGATTATAGCTTCGAGTGTATTGGAAATGTTGAAGTAATGAGGTCTGCTCTTGAATGTTGTCATAAAGGATGGGGTGAAAGTACGATTATCGGTGTAGCAGGCGCAGGCAAAGAAATTCATACTCGTCCATTCCAATTAGTGACCGGTCGAGTATGGCGTGGCTCTGCCTTTGGCGGCGTGAAAGGAAGAACGCAGCTTCCAGGAATGGTTGAAGATTATATGAATGGTAAAATTGATATCGATTCGTTTATCACACACCACTTAAACTTTACAGAGATTAATGAGGCATTTGATCTGCTTCATAAGGGTGAGTCAATCCGTACAATGTTAACATATGGAGAGTGA
- the fghA gene encoding S-formylglutathione hydrolase codes for MSLNLIKKHHSFGGEQCKYRHYSEVLQCDMTFSIYLPSNEEEKKIPLIWWLSGLTCTDDNFSQKSGFQSLAEKYQVAVMIPDTSPRGEYVADDEAWDLGQGAGFYVNATQDPWSKHYHMYTYIVDELTAIASNLIPHFSGEESIMGHSMGGHGALVIGMKNAARFKAISAFSPIVSPSQVPWGIKAFSSYLGEDKTSWKEWDASELVKESGLPPILISQGTQDEFYPQQLDETTFLKNAQEHHQIVNYKKMDGYDHSYFFIATFLEEHFAFHMESLR; via the coding sequence ATGAGTCTTAACCTAATTAAAAAGCATCATTCTTTCGGTGGAGAACAATGTAAGTACCGCCATTATTCAGAAGTCTTACAATGTGATATGACATTTAGTATCTACTTACCATCAAATGAAGAAGAGAAAAAAATTCCTCTTATTTGGTGGCTATCTGGCTTAACTTGTACAGATGATAATTTCAGTCAAAAAAGTGGCTTTCAAAGTTTGGCTGAAAAATATCAAGTGGCAGTCATGATTCCAGATACTTCACCACGTGGAGAATATGTTGCTGATGATGAAGCATGGGACCTTGGACAAGGGGCAGGTTTTTATGTAAATGCAACACAAGACCCATGGTCAAAGCATTATCACATGTATACGTATATCGTCGATGAATTAACAGCGATTGCGTCAAATTTAATTCCTCATTTTTCAGGAGAAGAAAGTATAATGGGGCATTCCATGGGGGGGCATGGTGCTTTAGTCATTGGCATGAAAAATGCTGCGAGATTCAAAGCGATCTCTGCCTTTTCTCCTATTGTCAGCCCTAGCCAAGTCCCATGGGGAATAAAAGCCTTCTCCTCTTATTTAGGTGAAGATAAAACGTCTTGGAAAGAATGGGATGCTTCAGAACTTGTCAAAGAAAGCGGTCTGCCGCCTATTCTCATTTCGCAAGGAACTCAAGATGAGTTTTATCCACAACAATTAGATGAAACGACTTTCCTAAAAAACGCTCAAGAACATCACCAAATAGTAAATTATAAGAAAATGGACGGATATGATCATAGCTATTTCTTTATTGCTACTTTCTTAGAGGAACATTTCGCTTTTCATATGGAGTCCTTAAGATAA